A genomic region of Equus caballus isolate H_3958 breed thoroughbred chromosome 1, TB-T2T, whole genome shotgun sequence contains the following coding sequences:
- the CH25H gene encoding cholesterol 25-hydroxylase codes for MSGHNSSELHVLCSSGQLFLQPLWDSLRTREALTHSPFFPVIFSIATYVGFCLPFVVLDLLCPWVPALRRYKIHPDFLPSARQVLPCLGQTLYQHLVFVFPATLLLWARGPVFLPLEAPELLQLAFHVVFCLLLFDTEFFLWHVLHHKVPWLYRTFHKMHHQNSSSFALATQYMSIWELFSLVFFDIMNVTLLECHPLTILVFHVVNIWLSVEDHSGYDFPWSTHRLVPFGWYGGVAHHDLHHSQFNCNFAPYFTHWDKILGTLRSAHAK; via the coding sequence ATGAGCGGCCACAACAGCTCCGAGCTCCATGTCCTCTGTAGCTCCGGCCAGCTGTTCCTGCAGCCGCTGTGGGACAGCCTGAGGACCCGCGAGGCCCTCACCCACTCGCCCTTCTTCCCTGTGATCTTCTCCATCGCCACTTACGTGGGCTTCTGCCTGCCCTTCGTGGTGCTGGACCTCCTGTGCCCCTGGGTGCCCGCGCTGCGGCGCTACAAGATCCACCCCGACTTCTTGCCCTCGGCGCGCCAGgtgctgccctgcctggggcaGACGCTGTACCAGCACTTGGTGTTCGTGTTCCCCGCGACGCTGCTGCTCTGGGCCCGCGGGCCGGTCTTCCTGCCCCTTGAAGCCCCCGAGCTGCTTCAGCTGGCGTTTCACGTCGTGTTCTGCCTGCTGCTGTTCGACACGGAGTTCTTCTTGTGGCACGTCCTGCACCACAAGGTGCCCTGGCTGTACCGGACCTTCCACAAGATGCATCACCAGAATTCGTCCTCGTTCGCGCTGGCCACGCAGTACATGAGCATCTGGGAGCTGTTTTCCTTGGTCTTCTTTGACATCATGAATGTCACGTTGCTCGAGTGCCACCCGCTCACCATCCTGGTCTTCCACGTGGTCAACATCTGGCTGTCGGTGGAGGACCACTCGGGCTACGACTTCCCCTGGTCCACGCACAGACTGGTACCTTTCGGGTGGTACGGGGGCGTGGCCCACCATGACTTGCATCACTCTCAGTTTAACTGCAACTTCGCCCCTTACTTCACACACTGGGACAAAATATTGGGAACTCTGCGGTCTGCTCATGCCAAGTAA